The following proteins are encoded in a genomic region of Maribacter hydrothermalis:
- a CDS encoding head GIN domain-containing protein — translation MKRLSVLLCTGLISLSCSAQWGKTIKGDGNNVTIERSTADYDGVAVSGWFDVELVSGNEGEITLKGEANLLEYIITEVKDGKLVIKTEKGVNLKPSSWKSGIHITVPIETISHVAMSGSGDIVGKTKIKTDKFSTAMSGSGDISLDIDTSSLSATMSGSGDISLSGRTIDFDATISGSGDIEAYDLDADHVEATISGSADIQVTANKSIKARVSGSGDISYRGNPEKVDTKTSGSGDISRG, via the coding sequence ATGAAAAGATTAAGTGTATTACTATGTACGGGATTAATCTCCCTATCTTGTTCAGCCCAATGGGGAAAGACCATTAAAGGTGATGGCAATAATGTAACTATTGAAAGAAGTACAGCAGATTACGACGGTGTAGCCGTATCAGGCTGGTTTGATGTGGAATTAGTCTCAGGCAACGAAGGTGAAATAACTTTAAAAGGTGAAGCAAACCTATTAGAATATATTATCACTGAAGTCAAGGATGGAAAATTAGTCATAAAAACGGAAAAAGGCGTAAACCTAAAACCAAGTAGCTGGAAATCTGGCATTCATATTACGGTACCTATTGAGACTATTAGCCATGTTGCCATGTCAGGTTCTGGTGATATCGTTGGAAAAACGAAAATTAAAACCGACAAATTCAGCACGGCCATGTCGGGTTCTGGAGATATCTCTTTAGATATTGATACAAGTTCTTTATCGGCAACTATGTCGGGTTCTGGTGATATTTCGCTAAGTGGCAGAACTATTGATTTTGATGCAACCATTTCAGGAAGTGGTGATATTGAAGCCTACGACCTTGATGCCGACCATGTAGAAGCTACAATATCTGGTTCTGCAGACATACAAGTTACCGCAAATAAATCTATTAAAGCGCGCGTTTCTGGTTCAGGTGATATTTCTTACAGAGGAAATCCTGAAAAAGTAGACACAAAAACTTCTGGTTCAGGAGATATTTCCAGAGGTTAA
- a CDS encoding DUF4097 family beta strand repeat-containing protein yields MRTILFKYTWLLVIAFSTGVTAHDKNMDGKHTKEKTIKKEFNVNTNALLKVSNSYGNLNITSWNENRLVIEVHIKTNGNNEEKVQKKLDEISVDFEASADRVFAETIFNKDNKGWGWSWGNNNNVNMQINYTIKVPVKNNVDLNNDYGNIILDRVDGHAKINCDYGSLDIGELRGRNNRLNFDYTSKSNIGYINSGEIRADYSGFTIEKAGNLAINADYTNASIGIMENLEYTSDYGNMDVKELNNINGNGDYITVKLGIVHGDVSISADYGSLRIEELAADAGNVNIRTDYTGIKIGYNSDYHFDFDISTSYAGVSGKDDFTINISTEKSSDKHYEGFYGSKGSGNKITLSSDYGGISFTKK; encoded by the coding sequence ATGCGAACTATACTATTTAAATATACCTGGCTATTGGTTATAGCGTTTTCCACTGGTGTTACGGCCCATGACAAAAATATGGACGGAAAACATACGAAAGAAAAAACCATTAAAAAAGAGTTTAACGTTAATACAAATGCCTTATTAAAAGTCAGTAACTCTTACGGAAATCTTAACATTACTTCTTGGAATGAAAATCGTTTAGTTATAGAAGTACACATTAAAACCAATGGAAATAATGAAGAGAAGGTTCAAAAAAAATTAGATGAAATTTCTGTTGATTTTGAAGCCAGTGCTGACCGTGTTTTTGCCGAAACAATTTTCAATAAAGACAATAAGGGCTGGGGATGGAGCTGGGGAAACAACAATAATGTAAATATGCAAATTAATTACACAATTAAAGTTCCAGTTAAAAACAACGTGGACTTAAATAATGATTATGGCAATATAATTCTAGATAGAGTTGATGGGCATGCTAAAATAAATTGTGATTATGGTAGCCTAGATATAGGAGAATTAAGAGGCCGTAACAATCGATTAAATTTTGATTATACCTCCAAGTCAAACATTGGCTATATTAATAGTGGGGAAATTAGGGCAGATTATTCTGGATTTACTATCGAAAAAGCTGGAAATCTTGCCATAAATGCCGACTATACCAATGCTAGTATAGGTATAATGGAAAATTTAGAATATACCAGCGACTATGGTAACATGGATGTGAAAGAACTAAATAACATTAACGGAAATGGCGATTATATTACGGTAAAACTAGGAATTGTTCATGGTGATGTTTCAATTAGTGCTGATTATGGTTCTCTACGAATTGAAGAATTAGCGGCCGATGCAGGAAATGTAAATATAAGAACCGATTATACTGGGATAAAAATTGGATATAACAGCGATTACCACTTTGATTTTGATATATCTACTAGTTATGCGGGAGTTAGCGGAAAGGATGACTTTACCATTAACATCAGTACAGAAAAATCTTCTGACAAACATTATGAAGGATTTTACGGATCTAAAGGAAGTGGCAATAAAATAACGCTGTCAAGTGATTATGGCGGAATAAGTTTTACCAAAAAATAA
- a CDS encoding PQQ-dependent sugar dehydrogenase translates to MNKKLLSLLFILVFKFSSFAQEAITYQDAFPNLTFEFPVEIQNASDDSNRMFVVEQQGVIKVFNTTENSNNAEVFLDIKDMVSFSSGQEIGLLGLAFHPNFKANKTFYVYHTKQSTVANVDVEVVLAKYTVDPINENRADANSRLEIFSFDKNQNTSNHNGGKIAFGPDGYLYISVGDGGGGGDPNGNAQNLDNIFGSILRIDIDLDNNNPIENNPDLPNGNYEIPNDNPRVGIAGLDELYAWGIRNTWKFSFENETLWGADVGQDQAEEINHIIIGGNYGWNRFEGNNSYNSATLLSTRPDIKPIFEYDHTKGDRSITGGYVYDGESTNTLIKGKYIYADYVTGRVWALDYNEELNTSTNNLLFRTNGDYVSSFGLDETGEMYFSGYGTNAKIYKINGGDEPVITEPEKINGIGYWNAFTESTDGVINCIVENGEDIYIGGLFTKVGAVSASNLAIYNKQTGWKTTIGGPNGEVKSIAISPNNEVVIGGSFSTVNGINANNIALWDGISWSALGVGTDGPVAKIAIDSDSKIYAGGAFVKAGNLVVNNIAIWDNAWAAIKESTSLVAGLNNEVREIVLSENGIVYIGGNFDTAGEKSAARIATWNGNNWGTLGEGTSGFVESIALKDNYVYAGGNFNLASNETVNRIARWDITSNKWEKLGNGLSGSVKSIAIYDNEIYAAGSFVFASNEQSKTIIVNNIAQFSDLNGWQPLGEELQIGTNGLVNSILFSEADNILYVGGNFTKVGDVNSNFMGSWSKSFVCTDDSVIQEYQIDGVWSSGENTIEVNDGSDLVLSILPNNKKFKIILPNGSEVEVDLELPNISETSAGIYIFETEEGCSATLDIKVVPKVECNLDLLITEYRKNEVAWIPLINNELIVVEGDLVELRLVGTDEEYTITKPDGILVQGELTVSNYSSNDAGTYVFETKSGCLKNIVLKGCDSASINPEFKIADGEWVADETKTVVDEGVSFSIGMPNSNNTYTVTTPNGEVNNGIFYIEEIAKKDEGDYVITENSGCSSIFSLEVIAIINEECPNALLNENTLLDLSNGINYGDNLLVESNNLDVNNSTCSLLISSLTDNRPWEKYMISMNLEELGITPGDTLNISLDGKNIDGNARIEVVQNNKPNTWLLGHTFTDEWTTYSQNIVVPQDIVTLDIWLFSNYSFNERGTVLYDNLIVEKLKKDDAPISECANTISNISEDIILENYRLESGLDNLKGLESGEEKYGCVLEITNNDQNQPWARHSISINIENNNIKPGDVLSISIDAKAIDGNARIEVVQDNKPNTWLMGNTFTSDWSTSTKQIIVPDNITTLDIWLFSNYAEYEGGTSLFGNLIVEKVGEVEEPIESCEDSLVNSNDEIILTNERLQAGLDKVEGVDSLVSEIGCVFQIVNEDQNQPWARYSMTIDILENNLEVGDELLFSIDGKTIEGGARIEVAENDKPNAWQLGHNFSTEWSNYSQSIIIRPNTATLDIWLFSNYGVSSGEGLAQFANLSVQKIDNRVLTPLRINLSNVVDVEPLDVPISVYPNPTTNKVYVDVSTFLGQELTLSLISPNSVLLVSDFYKKNHNNILELDLSSYPPGVYLISITSENGNVSVKKVVKT, encoded by the coding sequence ATGAACAAAAAATTACTTTCTCTTTTATTTATATTAGTATTTAAATTTAGCAGTTTCGCTCAGGAAGCGATAACATACCAAGATGCATTTCCTAATTTAACATTTGAATTTCCAGTAGAAATACAAAATGCTTCAGACGATTCTAACAGAATGTTTGTTGTTGAACAACAAGGGGTAATAAAAGTTTTTAATACTACTGAAAATAGTAATAATGCAGAAGTTTTTCTTGATATAAAAGATATGGTTAGTTTTTCTTCCGGGCAAGAGATAGGACTGTTAGGTTTAGCTTTTCACCCTAATTTTAAGGCTAATAAAACCTTTTACGTTTATCATACAAAGCAGAGTACGGTGGCTAATGTAGATGTTGAAGTTGTATTAGCAAAGTATACTGTTGACCCAATTAATGAAAATAGGGCAGATGCTAATAGCCGATTAGAAATTTTTAGTTTTGACAAAAATCAAAATACTTCAAACCACAATGGTGGTAAAATTGCGTTTGGACCAGATGGTTACTTATACATATCAGTAGGTGATGGCGGCGGCGGCGGCGACCCAAATGGCAATGCACAGAATTTAGATAATATTTTTGGCAGTATTCTACGAATTGATATTGATTTAGATAATAATAACCCAATAGAGAATAATCCAGATTTACCAAATGGTAATTACGAAATCCCTAATGATAATCCAAGAGTTGGTATCGCTGGTTTAGATGAACTATATGCTTGGGGAATTCGAAATACGTGGAAATTTTCATTTGAAAATGAAACACTTTGGGGAGCAGACGTTGGCCAAGATCAAGCAGAGGAGATAAATCATATTATTATAGGAGGTAATTATGGCTGGAATCGTTTTGAAGGTAATAATAGCTATAATAGCGCTACCCTTTTATCCACAAGACCAGATATAAAACCAATATTTGAATATGACCATACTAAAGGCGATCGTTCTATAACGGGAGGTTATGTATACGATGGTGAAAGTACTAATACGTTGATTAAAGGTAAATATATATATGCTGATTATGTTACAGGAAGGGTATGGGCGCTTGATTATAATGAAGAGTTGAATACATCCACCAATAATCTATTATTTAGAACAAACGGAGATTATGTATCAAGTTTTGGATTGGACGAAACTGGTGAAATGTATTTTAGTGGTTATGGTACCAATGCAAAGATTTATAAAATAAATGGAGGTGACGAACCTGTGATTACTGAGCCAGAAAAAATAAATGGTATTGGATATTGGAATGCATTTACAGAAAGCACAGATGGTGTTATTAACTGCATTGTAGAAAATGGTGAGGATATTTATATTGGGGGCTTATTTACTAAAGTTGGCGCTGTTTCTGCGAGTAATTTGGCAATTTATAATAAACAAACAGGTTGGAAAACAACAATTGGCGGGCCAAATGGAGAAGTCAAGTCTATTGCTATAAGTCCAAATAACGAGGTAGTAATAGGAGGGTCGTTCAGTACCGTAAATGGTATAAATGCAAATAATATAGCGTTGTGGGATGGTATTTCATGGAGTGCGCTGGGAGTAGGCACTGATGGGCCTGTAGCTAAAATTGCTATTGACTCCGATTCTAAAATCTATGCAGGAGGAGCATTTGTAAAAGCGGGTAATCTTGTGGTAAATAATATTGCTATTTGGGATAATGCTTGGGCAGCTATTAAAGAGTCGACTTCACTAGTGGCAGGTTTAAATAATGAAGTTAGAGAAATAGTACTTTCAGAAAATGGAATAGTTTATATAGGAGGTAATTTTGATACAGCTGGCGAAAAAAGCGCAGCAAGAATTGCTACTTGGAATGGAAATAACTGGGGAACATTAGGAGAAGGTACAAGTGGTTTTGTTGAATCAATCGCTTTAAAAGATAATTATGTTTATGCTGGAGGGAACTTCAATTTGGCTTCGAATGAAACAGTAAACCGTATTGCAAGATGGGATATAACTTCAAATAAATGGGAAAAATTAGGTAATGGGCTTAGTGGTAGTGTTAAATCTATTGCTATATATGATAACGAAATTTATGCGGCGGGTAGTTTTGTTTTTGCCAGTAATGAACAATCAAAAACCATTATCGTCAACAATATTGCTCAGTTTTCAGATTTAAACGGATGGCAGCCATTAGGTGAAGAATTACAAATTGGAACCAATGGTTTGGTTAATTCTATCCTGTTTTCAGAAGCTGACAATATTTTGTATGTAGGTGGTAATTTTACTAAAGTTGGTGATGTTAATTCTAATTTCATGGGCTCTTGGTCAAAAAGTTTTGTTTGTACCGATGATAGTGTTATCCAAGAATATCAAATTGATGGTGTTTGGTCAAGTGGCGAAAATACTATTGAAGTTAATGATGGTTCAGATTTAGTTTTGAGCATATTACCTAACAACAAAAAATTTAAGATAATCCTTCCGAATGGGTCGGAAGTAGAAGTTGATTTAGAATTGCCGAATATTTCGGAAACCTCGGCAGGGATATACATTTTTGAAACAGAGGAAGGTTGTTCTGCAACTTTAGACATAAAAGTTGTTCCAAAAGTGGAATGTAATTTAGATTTGTTAATTACCGAGTATAGGAAAAATGAAGTAGCCTGGATTCCTTTAATTAATAATGAATTAATTGTCGTTGAAGGTGATTTAGTTGAGTTGAGATTAGTGGGTACAGATGAAGAATATACCATTACAAAACCTGATGGTATTTTGGTTCAAGGAGAATTAACAGTGTCTAATTACTCATCTAATGATGCAGGAACTTATGTATTTGAAACTAAGTCTGGTTGTTTAAAAAATATAGTCTTAAAAGGTTGTGATAGTGCTTCAATTAATCCAGAATTTAAAATAGCTGATGGTGAATGGGTTGCAGATGAAACAAAAACAGTTGTCGATGAAGGAGTTTCTTTTTCAATAGGAATGCCGAATTCTAATAATACTTACACGGTTACTACTCCAAACGGGGAAGTAAATAATGGCATTTTTTATATAGAAGAAATAGCTAAAAAAGATGAAGGTGATTATGTTATTACTGAAAATTCTGGTTGTTCATCTATATTTTCTTTAGAAGTAATTGCAATTATAAATGAGGAATGCCCTAATGCGTTGTTAAATGAAAATACCCTATTAGACCTATCAAATGGTATTAATTACGGGGACAATTTATTAGTTGAAAGTAATAATTTAGATGTAAATAACTCTACCTGTTCGTTATTAATATCGTCCCTGACAGATAATAGACCATGGGAAAAGTATATGATTAGTATGAATTTGGAGGAATTAGGGATAACTCCAGGAGATACATTGAACATAAGCCTTGATGGTAAAAATATTGATGGTAATGCAAGAATAGAAGTGGTTCAAAATAACAAACCCAATACGTGGTTACTAGGACATACTTTTACCGATGAATGGACTACATATTCTCAAAATATTGTAGTTCCTCAAGATATAGTTACTCTTGATATTTGGTTGTTTTCAAATTACAGTTTCAATGAACGAGGAACCGTATTGTATGATAATTTAATAGTAGAGAAATTAAAGAAAGACGATGCACCTATTTCTGAATGCGCAAATACAATTAGTAATATAAGTGAGGATATTATTCTTGAAAACTATAGATTGGAATCTGGTTTGGACAATTTAAAAGGTTTAGAAAGTGGTGAGGAGAAATATGGATGCGTTTTAGAGATTACAAATAATGATCAAAATCAGCCTTGGGCTAGGCATTCAATTTCTATAAATATTGAAAATAATAACATAAAGCCTGGTGATGTTTTAAGTATCAGTATAGATGCTAAAGCTATAGATGGGAATGCTAGAATAGAAGTTGTTCAAGACAATAAGCCAAATACATGGCTAATGGGCAACACCTTTACAAGCGATTGGTCCACAAGTACAAAACAAATAATAGTACCGGATAATATTACAACTTTAGATATTTGGTTGTTTTCTAATTATGCAGAATATGAAGGCGGTACATCTTTATTTGGAAATTTAATTGTTGAAAAAGTTGGAGAAGTAGAAGAGCCAATTGAAAGCTGTGAAGATTCATTAGTTAATAGTAACGATGAAATTATCCTTACCAATGAACGCCTACAGGCAGGCCTTGACAAAGTGGAAGGAGTAGATAGTTTAGTTTCTGAAATTGGCTGCGTATTTCAAATTGTAAATGAAGATCAAAATCAACCTTGGGCTAGGTATTCTATGACCATTGATATTTTAGAAAACAATTTAGAAGTTGGTGACGAGCTGTTATTTAGTATAGACGGTAAAACTATAGAAGGTGGTGCTAGAATAGAAGTTGCAGAAAATGATAAACCAAATGCATGGCAGTTAGGGCATAATTTTAGTACTGAATGGAGCAATTATTCCCAAAGTATAATTATACGTCCAAATACGGCTACTTTAGATATTTGGTTATTCTCAAATTACGGAGTAAGTTCAGGAGAAGGATTAGCTCAATTTGCAAATTTATCTGTTCAAAAAATTGATAATAGAGTGCTTACCCCACTTAGGATTAATTTAAGTAATGTTGTTGATGTAGAACCATTGGACGTACCTATAAGTGTATATCCAAATCCGACTACAAATAAAGTTTATGTAGATGTATCTACTTTTTTAGGACAAGAACTAACACTAAGTCTTATAAGTCCAAATAGTGTGTTATTAGTAAGTGATTTCTATAAGAAGAACCACAATAATATCCTTGAGCTAGATTTATCTTCATATCCTCCAGGGGTGTATTTAATTTCAATTACCTCTGAAAATGGTAACGTAAGCGTTAAGAAAGTTGTTAAGACGTAG
- a CDS encoding RNA polymerase sigma factor: MSQQKEHIDELVQLCMAGKQSAQLEVYNRYYKAMFNTALRIVKDTALAEDIMQESFLSAFTKLHTFKGEVTFGSWLKRIVINNSIHQYRKQQKKNEVALDEVLYKVEDNDGIASDHVFTELKAQKVMETMKDLKDNYRISLTLHLIEGYDYDEISEIMNISYANCRTTVSRAKESLRKKLILAI, translated from the coding sequence TTGAGCCAACAAAAGGAACATATTGATGAGCTAGTGCAATTGTGCATGGCCGGTAAACAAAGTGCACAGCTAGAAGTGTATAACAGGTATTACAAGGCTATGTTCAATACAGCACTCAGAATCGTAAAGGATACTGCCTTAGCAGAAGATATTATGCAAGAATCGTTTTTAAGCGCATTTACTAAACTGCATACTTTTAAAGGGGAAGTAACTTTTGGATCTTGGTTAAAACGCATTGTTATTAACAACAGCATACATCAATATAGAAAGCAACAAAAAAAGAATGAAGTTGCTTTAGATGAAGTATTGTACAAGGTCGAAGATAATGACGGAATTGCATCTGATCATGTGTTTACAGAACTAAAGGCTCAAAAAGTGATGGAAACCATGAAAGATTTAAAAGACAATTACAGAATTTCTTTGACCTTACATCTAATTGAAGGATATGATTACGATGAAATTAGTGAGATCATGAACATTAGCTATGCCAATTGTAGAACTACTGTTTCACGCGCAAAGGAAAGTCTAAGAAAAAAATTAATACTAGCAATCTGA
- a CDS encoding M48 family metallopeptidase translates to MKKIVLIFVLFIGVSACKVNPFTGQKTLNFYPNSQVFPSAFAQYDQFLTENKVVTGTAESQMITRVGQRISSAAERWLTANGYPGYLKDYKWEYKLVNDETVNAWCMPGGKIVFYTGILPITQTETGVAVVMGHEVAHALADHGAQRMSAGTLQQVGAVAGNIAIQDEQKRNLFNQAYGIGSQVGVMLPFSRGHETEADRIGLQIMAIAGYDPYEASELWKRMKANSGGEAPPEFMSTHPSNDTRINNLTAWAPDAAAEAAKFGVTKFQ, encoded by the coding sequence ATGAAAAAAATAGTATTGATATTTGTCCTATTTATAGGGGTTTCAGCCTGTAAGGTTAATCCGTTTACAGGTCAGAAAACGTTGAATTTTTACCCTAACAGTCAAGTATTTCCTTCGGCATTTGCCCAGTATGATCAATTTTTAACAGAAAATAAGGTAGTTACAGGTACGGCAGAATCTCAAATGATCACAAGAGTTGGTCAGCGAATTTCATCAGCTGCAGAACGATGGTTAACTGCAAATGGTTACCCAGGATACTTAAAAGATTATAAGTGGGAATATAAGTTGGTAAATGATGAAACTGTAAATGCATGGTGCATGCCAGGAGGTAAAATTGTTTTTTACACGGGTATTCTTCCAATTACACAAACAGAGACTGGTGTTGCGGTAGTTATGGGCCATGAGGTGGCACATGCATTGGCAGACCATGGGGCACAACGTATGAGTGCTGGTACACTACAACAAGTGGGAGCCGTGGCTGGTAATATTGCTATACAAGATGAGCAGAAACGTAACTTATTTAACCAAGCATACGGCATTGGGTCTCAAGTAGGTGTAATGCTCCCATTTAGTAGAGGCCACGAGACTGAGGCGGACCGTATTGGTTTACAGATAATGGCAATAGCCGGTTATGATCCATATGAAGCTTCTGAATTGTGGAAACGTATGAAAGCAAATAGCGGAGGCGAAGCACCGCCAGAATTTATGAGTACGCACCCATCAAACGATACTAGAATAAATAACCTAACAGCTTGGGCGCCAGATGCTGCAGCTGAAGCTGCAAAATTTGGAGTAACAAAATTTCAATAA
- a CDS encoding MFS transporter, protein MGKTLVLKGSRKLLNAWAFYDWANSVYSLVISSAVFPIFYGALFRVAGIEKVTVFGSEISRAPLISYTTSLAFVFIAIITPLISGIADYLGNKKMFMKFFCYLGGLSCIGLNWFSLENIYFGLICYFFGLVGFWVSFAINNSYLPDVAFPKQQDAISAKGFSLGYIGSVVLLIFNLAMVMKPDFFGITTDEAGAAEIKAMKYSFVTVGIWWIVFAQYSFYYLPKGFKKVGKRTNIVLNGFKELKQVWLQLSNLIKLKRYLGAFFVYSMAVQTVMLIATYFGEEEIAWGTDSERTTGLIISILVIQLVAIFGATITARASNKYGNIKTLIVVNALWVCICVYAYFVITPIDFYIAAGCVGLVMGGIQALSRSTYSKFLPETKDTTSFFSFYDVAEKIGIVIGTFLYGFVAQFTGSMRSSIIFLGLFFLIGMFLLVRVKEAKKPL, encoded by the coding sequence ATGGGAAAAACACTGGTCTTAAAAGGAAGTAGAAAATTATTAAATGCATGGGCCTTTTATGACTGGGCAAATTCAGTATATAGTCTGGTAATCTCATCAGCAGTATTTCCTATATTTTATGGCGCCCTTTTTAGGGTTGCCGGTATTGAAAAAGTAACTGTATTTGGTAGTGAAATATCTAGAGCACCACTAATTAGCTATACCACTTCTTTAGCATTTGTTTTTATTGCGATAATAACGCCTTTAATATCTGGTATAGCCGATTATTTAGGAAATAAAAAAATGTTCATGAAATTCTTTTGCTATTTAGGCGGACTTTCATGCATAGGGTTAAACTGGTTTTCCCTTGAGAATATTTATTTTGGACTTATATGTTATTTCTTTGGTCTAGTTGGGTTTTGGGTAAGTTTTGCTATTAATAACTCCTATTTGCCCGATGTAGCCTTTCCAAAACAACAAGACGCTATTAGTGCTAAAGGATTTTCTTTAGGTTACATAGGTAGTGTAGTTCTGCTGATTTTCAACTTGGCTATGGTTATGAAACCAGACTTTTTCGGAATTACGACGGATGAGGCTGGGGCAGCTGAAATTAAAGCAATGAAATACTCTTTTGTAACCGTAGGGATTTGGTGGATAGTTTTTGCTCAGTACAGTTTTTATTATCTCCCAAAAGGGTTCAAAAAAGTTGGAAAACGTACAAATATAGTGTTAAACGGTTTTAAAGAGCTTAAACAGGTATGGTTACAATTAAGTAATTTAATAAAGCTTAAAAGGTACTTGGGAGCCTTTTTTGTATATAGTATGGCCGTTCAGACAGTAATGTTAATTGCCACCTATTTTGGAGAAGAGGAAATAGCATGGGGAACAGATTCCGAACGTACAACCGGACTTATTATCAGTATTTTGGTAATACAGTTGGTTGCCATTTTTGGAGCTACCATAACGGCGAGGGCATCTAACAAATATGGAAATATTAAAACATTAATTGTTGTGAATGCACTTTGGGTATGCATTTGTGTTTATGCATATTTCGTAATTACTCCAATAGATTTTTATATTGCTGCTGGTTGCGTAGGTTTGGTAATGGGAGGGATACAAGCCTTGTCAAGATCTACTTATTCAAAGTTTTTGCCAGAAACTAAGGACACTACTTCTTTCTTTAGCTTTTATGATGTAGCCGAAAAAATTGGAATTGTAATAGGAACATTTTTATATGGCTTTGTAGCACAGTTTACTGGGAGTATGCGCAGTTCAATAATATTTTTAGGATTATTTTTTTTAATTGGCATGTTTTTACTCGTTAGGGTTAAAGAAGCAAAAAAGCCTCTATAA